One region of Wyeomyia smithii strain HCP4-BCI-WySm-NY-G18 chromosome 3, ASM2978416v1, whole genome shotgun sequence genomic DNA includes:
- the LOC129727365 gene encoding leucine-rich repeat-containing protein 57 has translation MSRINRCSSTSKFFWNLSLNANKLTLFPVELCQLKFVEFLNIGDNPIEHLPEAFGKLKNLITLWCNDMGLKQLPSTIGSLRKLKTFGARNNLLTKLPESIGSLNRLRWISLENNHIAGIPAGALRGFTKLNHLNMKGNNFVEIPPELSQLRRLKFCNFENNFIEEIQKETLVELQFIDKLKLDGNPVDVSGYHDFENLRASQLRLQIDLLGNDIELEWEHSLPNSELNSPDSSSDESDEIEAYDFELPQLARYCFAM, from the coding sequence ATGTCCCGAATCAATCGTTGCTCTTCAACATCTAAATTTTTTTGGAACCTCTCACTGAATGCAAACAAGCTAACTCTGTTCCCTGTAGAGCTGTGTCAGCTAAAGTTCGTCGAATTCCTCAACATAGGCGATAATCCAATCGAGCATCTGCCTGAGGCGttcggaaaattgaaaaatttaatcacTCTCTGGTGTAACGATATGGGACTGAAACAACTACCATCGACAATCGGCTCCCTGAGAAAACTAAAAACTTTTGGCGCACGAAATAATCTACTCACGAAGCTGCCGGAATCTATTGGTTCGTTGAATCGACTAAGATGGATTTCTCTCGAGAACAATCACATTGCCGGAATTCCCGCTGGGGCACTGAGAGGATTTACCAAACTGAACCACCTCAACATGAAAGGAAATAATTTTGTCGAAATACCACCAGAACTGTCGCAGTTACGCCGTTTGAAATTCtgtaattttgaaaataatttcatagAAGAGATTCAAAAGGAGACGCTTGTAGAATTACAATTCATTGACAAGCTTAAATTAGATGGAAACCCAGTCGATGTTAGTGGTTATCATGATTTCGAGAACTTACGTGCATCACAATTAAGATTGCAGATAGATCTACTAGGAAATGATATTGAATTAGAATGGGAGCACAGTCTTCCGAACAGTGAATTGAATTCCCCTGACTCCAGCAGCGATGAATCAGACGAAATTGAAGCTTACGATTTTGAACTGCCTCAGTTGGCAAGATATTGTTTTGCAATGTAA